The Streptomyces durmitorensis genome contains the following window.
CAACCCGGCCGCCCTGGCCGAGCAGCTCGCCGGAACCCGGCTCTACGTCTCCCAGGGCAGCGGCATCCCCAGCAGCGACTTCGGCAATCTCGAAGGGGCGGTCCTCGAGGGCACGCTGTGGGGCCAAGCGCGTGGATTCGCGAGGCAGTTGGACCGCGCCGGTGTCCCGGCGACGGTCCACTTCTACCGCGGCGGCTCGCACGCCTGGCCCTCCTGGCAGCAGGAGTTCAAGGCTTCCTGGCCGACGCTGGCGGCGGGCCTTGGGCTTCCCGCGACGGCGCCCTGACGTCGGCGGCGAGGCGGGCCAGCCGCTGCTCGTCCGGCCACCGCACGGCGCTCGCCCACGAGGCCAGCTCGAAGAGGCGTATCAGCCGGGCGCTGGAGTCGAGCTGGCCGCGCAGCACGCCGTGCCGGGCGGACGTCGGGTCGGCGTGGTGGAGGTTGTGCCAGGACTCGCCGCCGGAGAACGGGGCGAGCCACCACACATTCCCGGAGCGGTCCCGGACCCGGAAGGGCCGGTCCCCGCTGATGTGACAGATCGAGTTGATCGACCAGGTGACGTGATGGAGCAGACCGATGCGCACGAGCCCGGCCCAGAAGAAGGCGGACCAGGCGGCGCCGGAGTCCCAACTCCCCTCGCCCCAGAGGCCTCCGGCCACTGCGGGCGCACCGAACGAGAACAGCACGATCAGCGGCTGCCACCGTGCCACCAGGGCCAGATCGCGGTCGGCGAGGAGGTCGGGGACGTACTTCTGCTGGTTGGTCCTGTCGTTGTTGAACGTCCAGCCGACGTGTGCCCACGCCATGCCCTTGAGCAGCGCGCGCACGGAGGTGCCGAACCGCCAGGGGGAGTGCGGGTCGCCGGGCCGGTCCGCGAACTGGTGGTGGCGCCGGTGATCGGCACACCAGGTGATCGCGTCGCCCTCGACGGCCATGGTCCCGGCCACCGCGAGGGCGATCTTCAGGGGGCGGGCGGCCTTGAACGCCTTGTGCGTGAACAGGCGGTGGTAGCCGATGGTGATGCCGTGCACGGCGACGGCGTACATCACCGCGCCGATCACCAGATCGTGCCAGGTGACGCCCCAGCCCCACAGCACGGTGCTCTCTTCTGCCATGGGTTCTCTCACCTACTCGGAAAGTGATGAACAGACCTTGCCCCATTGGACAGTTGTGCCGAAGGAGGAACGTCATGGATGTGCTCGCAGAGGCAGTTGTCGCGGGAGCCGGAGCGGACGAACTGCGCCGGCTTCCCTTACCCGATGAATTCACCGCCGCGCATCTGCGGAGGGAGGATGTGGAGAGTTTTGTGGGGGTGGTGGACAAAGACGTCCGAAAAACACTCCACGTGGGTTCCGTGCCGATGCCGGAACTCGCCCCGGACGAAGTCCTGGTGGCCGTGATGGCGAGCGGGATAAATTACAACACGGTGTGGTCGGCGATGTTCGAGCCGATATCCACGTTCTCCTTTCTGCGGCACTTCGGCGCGAAAGGCGGCTGGGCCGCGCGGCACGATCAGCCGTATCACGTGGTCGGTTCGGACGCGGCGGGCGTCGTCGTCCGTACGGGCGCCGGGGTGCGCCGCTGGAGCATCGGCGACGAGGTCGTGGTCACCCCCGCCTACGTCGACGACGAGGAACCGGCGACCCACGCCGACGGCATGCTCGGCGACTCCCAGCTTGCCTGGGGCTTCGAGACCAACTTCGGCGGCCTCGCCCACTACTGCGTGGCCCGCGCCAATCAACTCCTCCCCAAATCAGACCAGTTGACCTGGGAGGAAGCGGCCGGCAACCCACTGTGCGCGGGTACCGCCTACCGCATGCTGGTCAGCGACCGCGGCGCGCGGATGACGCAGGGCGACATCGTGCTGATCTGGGGCGCGGCGGGCGGCCTCGGCGCGTACGCCGCGCAGCTCGTACGCAACGGCGGCGGCATCGCGGTGGGCGTGGTCGGCACTGAGGAGAAGGCGGAGCGCGCCCGTGCCTTCGGCTGCCACGCGGTCATCAACCGCGCCGAGATCGGCCTGACCGGCAGCGCTCCGGCCGACCCGGCGGCGGTCGGCAAGAAGCTGGGCAAGCGGATCCGTGCCGCGGTGGGGGAGGACCCGCACATTGTGTTCGAGCACGTCGGCCGGGCGACCTTCGGGGTCTCCGTCTTCGTGGTCCGCCGGGGCGGCACCGTCGTCACCTGCGGATCGAGCACCGGCTATCTCCACGAGTTCGACAACCGCTACCTCTGGATGCGCCTCAAGCGCGTCATCGGCAGCCACGGAGCCAACCTCCAGGAACAAGCCGCGGTGGCCCGCCTCCTGGACCTCGGCCACATCCGGCCCGCCCTGTCGGTGACGTACGACCTCCAGGACACCGCCGAAGCCGCCCGCCTCGTCCAGTCCAACCGGCACACGGGCAAGGTCGGCGTACTGGCGCTCGCGCCACGGACCGGTCTTGGGAAGCGGGGTGCGGTGTTGAGTCATTGACCGGGAACACGGCACGGCTCAGCGGACCGTCACATTGACGACGGGCGAGATGGCGCCGCCGCCCACGATGCGCAGGGCGTTGCGGCCCTTGAGGCCGAGCTTGACCCGCATGTTGTACGTCGCGGAGCGCGTGGTGTTCACCGACGCGGGCAGCGACACCCACCGCTTGCCCTGCTTCTGCTGGAGCGTGACGCGCGTGCCGGTCCGCATGTGGTGGCTGACCCCGTACATGCGGAACTGCTGCCAGGCGCGCACGCTGCTCACGGTCGCCTTCGCCGTCAGCGTCGGCCGCGGGGCCGCGGTCGCGGCTGCCCCGGGTGCGTGCGGGGCGTGCGGGCTCACGGCGGCGGCGCCGGTCGCCGTGGGGCCCGTCAGAACGGCGACGGCCGCGATTCCCGCCACGGACACGTACGTCAGCTTCCACCGATTCATGGTCAACTCCTCGTCTCCATCTCTCTGTTGATTTCTCGCTTGGTCGCTTTGCCGAGAAAGTTCTGCCAGCCGCCGTCGGGGCGCTGCCCCACCTGGAGTCCGCGCAGCCTGGCGAGGACG
Protein-coding sequences here:
- a CDS encoding acyl-CoA desaturase; its protein translation is MAEESTVLWGWGVTWHDLVIGAVMYAVAVHGITIGYHRLFTHKAFKAARPLKIALAVAGTMAVEGDAITWCADHRRHHQFADRPGDPHSPWRFGTSVRALLKGMAWAHVGWTFNNDRTNQQKYVPDLLADRDLALVARWQPLIVLFSFGAPAVAGGLWGEGSWDSGAAWSAFFWAGLVRIGLLHHVTWSINSICHISGDRPFRVRDRSGNVWWLAPFSGGESWHNLHHADPTSARHGVLRGQLDSSARLIRLFELASWASAVRWPDEQRLARLAADVRAPSREAQGPPPASARKP
- the ccrA gene encoding crotonyl-CoA carboxylase/reductase, with product MDVLAEAVVAGAGADELRRLPLPDEFTAAHLRREDVESFVGVVDKDVRKTLHVGSVPMPELAPDEVLVAVMASGINYNTVWSAMFEPISTFSFLRHFGAKGGWAARHDQPYHVVGSDAAGVVVRTGAGVRRWSIGDEVVVTPAYVDDEEPATHADGMLGDSQLAWGFETNFGGLAHYCVARANQLLPKSDQLTWEEAAGNPLCAGTAYRMLVSDRGARMTQGDIVLIWGAAGGLGAYAAQLVRNGGGIAVGVVGTEEKAERARAFGCHAVINRAEIGLTGSAPADPAAVGKKLGKRIRAAVGEDPHIVFEHVGRATFGVSVFVVRRGGTVVTCGSSTGYLHEFDNRYLWMRLKRVIGSHGANLQEQAAVARLLDLGHIRPALSVTYDLQDTAEAARLVQSNRHTGKVGVLALAPRTGLGKRGAVLSH